A region of the Azospirillum lipoferum 4B genome:
AAAAACACGCGAAATGATTGCGACAAAAACCGGAGTGGTCCAGGTCAGCAGCATTGCGATGGTCAGCGGCAACATCGACAAGGACAAATACATCAACGCCAGACCGGCGAACCCGACAACGCCGCGGAACACCAGAAGACGCCAAATCGGTGGCACCAAGGGGGAGCCAGCCAATCTGACAGCGAAAAGCATGATGATTGCGGCGGTGGCAGAGCGCAGAAAGACCTGCTCGGACACCGGAATTGCACCTGATAATCCCTTTATCAAACCGGCAGACAGGCCGAATGCCAAGACATGTCCAAGCATCCACCCAGCTGCGGCCAGCGTATTGTCTTTCATTGGGAGTAGAGCCTCATGGGATGTGCGAGCAATAAAATCGCAAGCCTGGGGATATTGGAGTATTTTTGGTGGCGCTGTCCTGAAGCACTGTTTTCCACGCGATATAACTTTACGAAAGCCAGAACTCCTCCGGGTGATGATATTGACCGACTTGAGGGTTTTTTCTACGATATTTGCATTCCATAACGCCTTTCCCGTGTCTATCTTTCCCCCTGTGAGCCAAGTGAGTGTTTCCAGGTCGGTTTGATATTCGCTAGGGTATTTGTATGAAAATACTTCTTTTACCAACATTGGATCAATATCGCCAAACATAAGGTCGAATAAATTCCCTCTTGGCTCGAGGTCAATGATAAGATGTATGCGGTTGACTTTTGAGAAATTGGTTACGGCATGCACGCGCCAGATGTCGAAAACCCAGGGATATCCTGCCTCCATATGGACATCGGTACGATCCTCTGATCGGAGAACATTGCTTGTTTCCCAGATGTGGACCAGAACATTTGGATCTGTGACAATTGGAATGTGGAGCCTGACTTTATTGTGCCAATTCGGTTGCAGATCACGATGGGGTGTTATCTTGTGGTTCGGCGGAATAGATGCAAAGCGCGTTCGGTGAGGGGGCGCTCCGAAGGAATAAATAACATCTCTGGTGTATGGCAGTTTCAACAGGTGCTCTGTTGGAATGAACGGAGGTAGAAGAGAGTTATTATGGTCTCCATTATCGTTAAGCAATGTTCCGTTTGTGCTTATGAGCGGAATGACGTCATGGCCGGTTTTATGAAATTCCTGTCGTCTCCAGGCACTTCCACCCAAAGAATTTATTTCTTCTAATATTCTTTCCGAGTC
Encoded here:
- a CDS encoding EamA family transporter, which translates into the protein MHLPYKFRKLQVSIDSERILEEINSLGGSAWRRQEFHKTGHDVIPLISTNGTLLNDNGDHNNSLLPPFIPTEHLLKLPYTRDVIYSFGAPPHRTRFASIPPNHKITPHRDLQPNWHNKVRLHIPIVTDPNVLVHIWETSNVLRSEDRTDVHMEAGYPWVFDIWRVHAVTNFSKVNRIHLIIDLEPRGNLFDLMFGDIDPMLVKEVFSYKYPSEYQTDLETLTWLTGGKIDTGKALWNANIVEKTLKSVNIITRRSSGFRKVISRGKQCFRTAPPKILQYPQACDFIARTSHEALLPMKDNTLAAAGWMLGHVLAFGLSAGLIKGLSGAIPVSEQVFLRSATAAIIMLFAVRLAGSPLVPPIWRLLVFRGVVGFAGLALMYLSLSMLPLTIAMLLTWTTPVFVAIISRVFLKEHLPFKAVICMVACFAGLSLTVTAPTDMGTITLAGVVVGVAAALCAGTAFVAVRAATISVGPDLIVLYFAGLSMILSAPIAMGELVIPDRVHAIGLLGLCLLSVVSDACKTRAYKHAAAGIVSTMALFSVAISAVLGWLLFDEKLSAMQWMGVAILTGAITILSASGKKPASLPSPSAQRAS